The genome window gaaacttaacatatgctataatatggaattggtaaaaactatctaagccaaaacaaaatataatccacagcagataataaaaaggcaaagatagagaggaaggaagatgcaaatacaaagacaacacgcaatgtgttatcgaagaggaaaccgaagccctcggcgtaaaacctctccgccgccctccaagcggtaaacaatccactagaaaatacagttgggatacatggacagcaatagaccctccaagcctaatctacccagtgcacctaagccctccaagcttcttgctccaacgaggttgcgctgaacctttttcttttctaacttcccggattccgctactagaccgtagcatcagccaatgaagattggttccttcctaaatGCTTCCCAAATATCCAaccagctctctcacagtattgataatggtgagaaccaggtttggtataatgcttctcaaggatttgacaatggagaggaagagagttgaggaatttgaagagattctaaggtatatattgtgggtgaatcaattttgtttttctttagggtttctctctcaaaattctctctggaagctctctcacaatcgtgggtaaaaggggtatttatactggagtgggagaggaatgtgaaacgtcaggttttacaaaataggggtggctcgcggcttgacctcgcggcttgactaagtcgcgagatccagtcgtgagataaccgtatagccagttgtcctgttttgtcctgtagtgctccagcttgcatgactattcatcttccagcatgcttggcacatgtgctgcgtctagcggcttgcagccgcgagtcacccgcgagtcccagccgcaagtctctgttttctagcacactcttgagcaatcttcactctatctcactcactacccttacatcaaacccacctaaatacagggttactaaatgctgaattacaagcaaatttggcacggaataaagccaattagatggttgaataaattcaaccttacaaaaagaaaatattttcctaaccAAATAATCTTGTGTAGgataacttatttaattttttgctgaaaagtttTAGTGAAACTGCATTATTGGCCTCTAAAATTCACTCTTTCAATGCAATTAATCTCTCAAGTTTCAAATGAGCACTATTGATCACTCAAGTTTTAAAAGTGAGTGGTACTAGTCCATTTATTAACTATAGTTAGTAATGTTACTTATGTGACCAACAAATTAATGACTTGacatatttttaatgaaaaaattttaaaaattatttacacaTCACGATTTGAGTTGTCAAACAATTAAACTTCTTCTAATCCCAAAACAACCCGAGTCCCCCCAACCACTATCTTCAGCCGACCTCCATACCAAAACCAAATACCACATTGCTGCAAATACTATCACAAAATCCAAATCTTCTTGAACcgtttgatttgtcaaaatttgtggAGTCAGAGCCATTGAACTCAAAATTGGAGACCATGATAGGGCAATTGTTCTTGCAAGCCAAGTTGCCTTCATAAGAAATGAGAGAGTCCTAGTCAGACTTGGAAGCCTTTGGAGTCTTAGGGACCATGAGCCTTTGATCTTAACAGGCACACAAGAATTGCCCAAGATGGTGGCCAACACTTTAGGGAGCAATTGTACTTACAAGACAAACTTCAAGGACCAATAGTTTAGTTTTGTCAAAGAAGAATTTAGTAAAATGATTTCTCAATCTAATAATTATCAGAAGAGAAGCTTATATACAACTCGAGTACAACACACAGAAGCAAAAGTTGTGCAACTAACTTaacaaacaaaacagaaaatctTACTAACTCAAGCACGTGAGGCACGTGTAAACACTAAAGGAAAATTACAATGAACTAAACTGTAAGTCGTTTTCTGTGCAAAGTAAGGAGAACTGAATTAAACTACTGTCGTTTTTGTACTTCCTTTATTCTATTGATTCTGCAGCTAGAACATCAACTACTGAAGCTTGTTCTGATTGTTCTTGTTCAATGACTGCTTGTTCAAACTGCTTTTTacttaatttctgtttatcATGATGACCTTGATAAGTTTCAAACCTGTTTCTGCTGATGCTTGGAGCAATGGGAACTCATCCAGTACTGGTTGTTTGAGGGAAACTGCTCTGCAGTGCACTAAGAATATTGATGTTCAGAAAGATGGGTTTTTTAGCATGTCAATAATTGATTGGCCTGATAATCGGCAACATCGGGAGACAGACAATCCTACTGACTGCCAATCGGCTTGCTTGAACAACTGTTCTTGTGTTGCTTATGCTTATTATTACATAAAGCGAGATCCCAAAAATCCCAAAGATCCCAAGCTTCAATGCTTTGTATGGCATGGTGCTCTATTGAACCTGAAACAACGCTCAACCGATGATATAAATGGAATTGATTTCTATCTGAAACTTGCTTCTTCGGATTTGGTCAAGCTAGGTAAGAAATTTGAAGACTTGTTAGTAATTAGTTATTAGTATCGCGGTAGTGTTTTCTTCTTAGCAATTATTTTATCTTCTGTTTTTTAAAGAACTTTGAGGAGATACCTATAGTAATGATGCATACATTATTTATTTCTCTGATTTCCTTTTTCAGATGCAAACTCAAGGAATGAAACCTCAATAGACACAGTAAATAACAATTCAATCTCTAGTACAAATTTCAAATTCGGAGTGTTGCAAATTTTGGTACTGACCTTGTCTACTCCCTTTGCAATGCTTACATTGggccttttgttttattatgtgAGGAGAAAGCTCAGAAAGAAGGGTGAGTAAAGAATTGCTCGAATAGCtatttaagcaataaaaatttacatcCTTAATTAACACCGTATAAATTTGTTGTTCACTATTCAGGCGAGGATTTGTTACAGTTAGATGTGGGCATGACCCAAACAACAGAAAATTCTGAGCTTTCTGAAGTAAGTAAGCCTGGAGATGGTAAGAAAAAGGAAGTCAAAATGCCATTGTTCAGTTTAAAAAGTGTTTCTGCTGCAACTGATAATTTCTCAGATGCAAACAAGCTAGGAGAGGGTGGTTTTGGGCCCGTTTATAAGGTATGATTCAATATCCTTAAACGCAATGCTTAGGGGACTGTAAATAAAAAGACTAAACTTTGCCATCTTAGTAAGTGTTAACAAGCACAAAGAGGCCCATGCCAGTTTTGTTTCTGACTATGATATTAAAGCCTACAAAGTATATCTCTTCAGATTTAAGTGAGCTAACGTTCTCCCTAGTAGTAATGGAACTAATTAAGTTTAAGCACAAGCATTTCAGGGAATTTTACAGAAAGGGGATGAGGTGGCTGTGAAAAGGCTTTCAAAAAGATCTGGGCAAGGTTGTGAGGAACTAAAAAATGAGGCAATGCTCATCGCCAAGCTCCAACACAAGAATCTTGTCAGACTTTTGGGCTGCTGTATTGAACGGGATGAAAAGATACTTGTTTATGAGTATATGTCCAACAAAAGCTTGGATTTCTTCCTTTTTGGTTTGTAGTTTCTCCTATTTTGAAGTTTtcataaaattgtgttttgtgCTTTTGTCCTTTGAACGTGTGCTACTAATTGTGCATTGCAATTTACTCATTTTATGTAAATCAGATCCAGAAAAGAGCAAGATTTTAGATTGGGGAACACGACTCCGAGTCATTGAAGGAGTTTCTCAAGGACTTCTTTATCTTCATCAATATTCCTGGTTCAAGATTATTCATAGAGACCTTAAGGCCAGTAATATTTTGTTGGATAGTGACATGAATCCaaaaatatcagattttggAATGGCAAGAATATTTGGAGGAAACGACTCTCAAGCAAATACCAATAGGATTGTTGGCACTTAGtaagtaaaataaacaaaaaattctgAATCATAATAACAAACATGAATGTATTCATGTGcccatacatttaaaaaaaaaaaatttgaaactactAATTCTTTTTACTTGATAATGGTTTCTAGTGGCTATATGTCTCCTGAATATGCTCTAGAAGGCCTCTTCTCTATCAAATCAGATGTTTTTAGCTTTGGCATCTTATTGTTAGAGATTGTGAGTGGTCAAAAGAACACTGGTTTTTATCCAACTGACTCTTGCCATCTTCTTGGATATGTAAGTATCCTATTTGCACTTTCACTTGTAAAAACTTCCAATCACTTttaaattctgatttttttgttgggatttgctggaaaaaatatttaatcactATTAATGGAATGAAAACTATTTCGTAATCCTTAGGGGGGGGGGTATATATGAAGTCCCTTGCTTTCGAGAGGGTATTATACGATTATGTGTAATGGTTACATATGAAAGAGGTTACTTACACGTATCGtttacataaattataaattcctTGTTCTAAACACCTTAGAACCCTGACCAAATAACCTCTGACTTTCGATTGattattcttctttctttctcttttcctcctGATTTTAAGGCATGGGAATTATGGACAAATGAGAGGGGATCGGACTTGGTGGATCCTCTACTTGATGATGTATGTTCTATGCATGTGGCACTCAGATGCATTAACATAGCTCTCCTCTGTGTTCAAGAAAGTGCAGCAGATAGACCTGCCATGTCTGAAGTTGTCACAATGCTAAGCAATGAAAGTGTAGCTCTACCTTGTCCCAAGCAACCAGGTTTCTTGAATGTGGGAACTGTCGTGAAGGAAAACCAAATTAATAGCATGACTGGAATTTGTTCTGTTAATCATGCATCGATTTCAATTGTGCAAGGCCGGTAACATTTCAAACTCCAtaacttttaagtttaaaaCACTCAAATTCTTTGCTTATGGAATGATCCATAACTTTTATTTAGAAGttatgtttttcattttatgttCATTTCAAAATCTACTTAATAAAGTTTGTTGTGCTTTGGATCATGCACGCTTTATAAAAGTTCACAATTTGAAGACAATATTAGAATTGGTGCAAGCTGTGATCTTTGACAATGGTGATGAAGAATTGAGAGAAACAATGTGAATGAGAAAATTGTGTATCTTGTATATTGCCAATAGATTACAAGCTGTGTCTTTATATACATCGATCAGAGTAGTAACTAACAGAATTATCCAAACTATAAGCCACCAATACAAAGAGAACACGTGTAAAACAACCTGTAACTGATTAACCAATAAATACTGATATGCGACTTGTAGCTTTGTAACACTAATGCAAAAACGACATGTAGCATTACTGGTCTTCTTCCTGTTCTTCTTAATACCAACTGTTGCAGTCTTAATATCTTCTAATAGAcaagaagaaaagcaaaagtCAAAGAGAagtaaaattattagtttacattaTACTGTCAATATAACATTTACAttgtaaactaaacaaatatgCACAGAGCTCTAATCCAATTTCATAATTAATGTCCAATACTAAATTACTTTCACAAATTCTTTATGCTTCTTTAGCTCCACTGGTAATTGatattcaaaagaataagatcCACTTGACACATTAGTCAGACGAGACAAAGAAAACGTACctgaaatgaaatttgaagCCTATATCCTAAAAGCTGACTGCATGAACTGTGATGTATACCATACCATGTCATCTTGGGACCATGACTGCTGTTTAAGCTTCCCCGAAATGTCCAACACCattcttgaaatttcaaaagttCAGTTTGCAACCCCAACTCTGATTGGCCTAGTTGGATACTCTATTATAGGCTGGTAGCATTGGTGGACTGCAAGCCCTCGCAGAAAAGAATGAGGCAGCTATATATTCTGCAAAGATTACACTTCGCACAAGTATGGAGTTCTCGGATTTAGGAAGGAGATTTATATTAGAAACTGGGCCATTCAAAAGAGCCACAGTTTTTGGCCCATTCAATGCACGTCTTTGAAAAAGCTAGACCAATGGGCAAAAAGATCCACATATCCTGGGCCTTTGACCCTAAACCAATTTCCTGAGGCCCATGAAAGTGCTCTAGGACTAGGAGTAGATAAACTAGATATACCTCTTTTCAAGCAAAGAAAGATCCACGTCTCTGATAAAACAGTGGAACTTCTCACGAAAAGTCTGAAACTAGTACATAGTGTTTTTGATGAGGTGCAACTCGTCAGTCTCAGAAGGCAGATGGAACTCCCCGTTAGCGTCTGGTTCTCTTCAAGAAggatggtcaccggtgtggtgcctacCACAACGTCttcgatgccaaagttagagcAATCAAGATGTTTATAGAACTAGCAGTAAGGAGTATCTTTTCAGAATTGTAGTATCGTACCTTATGCTGCGAAATGTGAGAGTTTTATACCTGTGAGCCTGACTGCTAGCCGTTGGAGTGTAAATGCTCTTCTTTCATAACGCCTCAAGCCCAATTATGGGGCTTTTATTAGTCCCCAACAGTCTGCTCTTCTGGTTTCGTAACCGCCCAGGTTATTTACTGGCACCATTGAATGACTTTCCTTTCTTCGTCATTGACGGTTTGTTCGTCATCAGGGGATATCCTCGTCATTACTATGGCCTCGTCACTATAACGTGTTCTCGTCGATCCCATCAGTTTTTGACTAATTTAGTCCAAAACATgagctcaaaaaaaaattttaatccaaaaGGACCAAAAAGCACTGAAATACCttctttttattctattttttttttttctaagataGGAACAAATTTTAATTCATGATATTCACTCCAtgattattgttatttattattaggcAAAAATATCATTCGAGTTTTTGGTATTGACAATGTTTGAATtctagatctcttatttgaaaataagagGTTTTTCAGTTGAATTAACTTGAATCTACCAACATAAAAGTCTTGAAGCGATCTCTAGCATCTGataaacaaaacataatatGATAGTTGGTAGAGTCAATATTTTCTTTGGAGAGAGCCAAACCATTTACTTCTGATTATCTCTCCTCAAATAAAGTACATACTTTGTCCCTTCTATATCATAAAAAGGACATTTATAGATTATAAatcattgttaaaaaaatcatagttgTTGAACCCAAAGTGAAATTTGACCTAATGTAAGCTTTGAGTCAATAGTTGAATTAGTTACTCGTTGAATAGTGCAAAATATACAAGTTGAATCTCAAAATATTGTAGTAGTTGCATACCATgttaaaatattcatataaaATATTGTAGTAGTTGCATCCCATGTTAGCTTTCCGTCAAGACGTGTAGGATTAAAACTAATTGATATAGACAAAAAGGACATAAAGTCAAGACGTGTAGGAAACTAATTGATATAGACAAAAGGACATAGAGTAAAACATTTGCAGAAGTTTATagataaaaaacacaaactttttaaagtttagtgattaaaaattaacttttaaaaaattttggtacgaaaacaatatttttagtataattttttttttttttgagataatagtctaaaatatatttaattgttgGTCAAAACTCATAACCCATTTTCCAATTGGTCTATCTGCAGACGAAAAGTCTAGGATCCTTCAAAACCCTATACCATGTCAAGCATCCGAATTTGCTTTCTCATGCACAATCAATTGTAAGAGAAATTCGTTCTAGACTACCCTCCACACTCCTCTATTTCCTCAACAGCCAAAAAATGCTTCGTATATAGTTACTTAACAATTGTTACCTTTCACTAGAACTCCCTTGCCCACACACCAATAGTTTTATGTTTGCTCATTACTCAGGCACTTTCTACACAATTTGCATACGTTATttgtagacatggcaaaacatgtcagaattttctgacccggTCCAACCcgaactcaattttttttacccgAAGCAAAAACGGATTGACCCGTGACCGGACCTGACtcgttaaaaaaaattctctaaaaaaatatttaaactacGTCCTGATACTAGGTGCATAAAGCACAAAGCACTAGAACCAAACCAGACCAAACCAGCAGTCAATAAATTACAAGACAAGACAATAGCTTCCGCCTTCACATGCAATTTGACTATTTAAGGGCTTCACAACCAATAAAGCTTCAGCTCCACTGCCTCCACAGACATGACATGAAAGAATGAGACAAGACTTAGacaacacaacacaaccattaaaaaaaaggaaaaaaaaaaatctaattcaatTGACTAGCTTAGTTGTAGTCCAAAGCCAAAGGCACGATTCACAAACATTGAAGAGTGAAACACTGAAATGTGACCAAAATGAATGAATTGTACAGCAGTATATCAAAATGAATGAATGGAGGATCTAGAGACTAAGCGCACGAATTGTGCTTTTGATGAGTTCACATCAGCACCGTAATGTCCTTTGGCTTTGGTGAGGAGCAAGGGAAATCCCAATTCTTTAATATTAGTATACAATGCATGTGCATGTTATACGTGTTggtaaattactaaattagATGTATACATCAGCTAATTGTACTCTATTATAGTTTGTCATTCTTTACTTGTcaccttcattttctcttcctactttAAACAAATTGAAGATTATACCAAGATTAGTTTCTAGAAAGCTGGAACAAGAATTGCATCAAATTTGGGTATCAAGTGTTTAGTGGTAATTGGTAACAGTATCACCAATGAGAATCTATCAATCTAATCACAGTTGAGGAACTCATAAACAATTGACAGACTgcatctatttaaaaaaaataaaataaaataaaaattgtttgaaaaatacgagtcaacccgacccgacccaacccaacccaacccaaattGACCCCCAACCCGATTGACCCATTTAAAAATAACTCGTTTTGACCCACAACCGAATTTACCTGACCCGCCTGTTTTTCCATGTCTAGTTATTTGATCAAATGCTAATTGTAACAACATTGAAGccataaacaaaattataaaatggtTATTTCCCGTACTCCTTTGGATCAAGGGAGTCAATTCCATAACGTACCAACTGATACCACCGGAATATACCATACCGGCAAGAAAACCGATACATATAACCCCCCCTatttcgtaccggaaaaaataccgaCCATACCGGCCAATTCCGGACAATACCGATtggtacataatttttttttttttttttttagttttgtaatttttgaatttttgttagagcAGAATGGTaatttatttgcattaacttattagtattatttgttttcttagtatgcaatggtaatttttaagctttctattttctatattgtgtttttttttttccttttaattgatactaaagtctaaaaccatgaataattagttctgaattgaggaaatgttttatggtaaacttttatatttattataatacacacacacacacacacacacacacacacagatatatataaatataaaaaatagcggtaaacccaaAACAGGACACCAGTATTGACCGGTATctgaaatatatcgtaccgctggccaaaccggtacaaCCTCCGGTACAATATTGACTCCCTTGCTTTGGATTGCTAATTACCGCATATCATTGTTCGAATAACTTGCCAGTAGCCATAGCCAAGAGAGAATTCCTTAAACGCAGGcccatttttctctcttacatGATTCAAGCAATTGTTTTTGGttggtattttaaaaaaataaaataaattaataaataaataaacttcatATTGACCTGGTAGGAAGAACCATCTTCGCTACAATACATTTTAACTTGCACTTGGAGCTTGGATTCCATTTTTGCTCTTAAATGATGCAAGAAAAATGTTTGATAACCCATTTACCCAAAGGTGAAATGTTTTCCTAATGGATCTTTAACTGGATTTGCACATTGGGGAGACAGGACAGTATTTT of Quercus lobata isolate SW786 chromosome 8, ValleyOak3.0 Primary Assembly, whole genome shotgun sequence contains these proteins:
- the LOC115956511 gene encoding G-type lectin S-receptor-like serine/threonine-protein kinase B120, with protein sequence MTLISFKPVSADAWSNGNSSSTGCLRETALQCTKNIDVQKDGFFSMSIIDWPDNRQHRETDNPTDCQSACLNNCSCVAYAYYYIKRDPKNPKDPKLQCFVWHGALLNLKQRSTDDINGIDFYLKLASSDLVKLDANSRNETSIDTVNNNSISSTNFKFGVLQILVLTLSTPFAMLTLGLLFYYVRRKLRKKGEDLLQLDVGMTQTTENSELSEVSKPGDGKKKEVKMPLFSLKSVSAATDNFSDANKLGEGGFGPVYKGILQKGDEVAVKRLSKRSGQGCEELKNEAMLIAKLQHKNLVRLLGCCIERDEKILVYEYMSNKSLDFFLFGLYLSFERVLLIVHCNLLILCKSDPEKSKILDWGTRLRVIEGVSQGLLYLHQYSWFKIIHRDLKASNILLDSDMNPKISDFGMARIFGGNDSQANTNRIVGTYGYMSPEYALEGLFSIKSDVFSFGILLLEIVSGQKNTGFYPTDSCHLLGYAWELWTNERGSDLVDPLLDDVCSMHVALRCINIALLCVQESAADRPAMSEVVTMLSNESVALPCPKQPGFLNVGTVVKENQINSMTGICSVNHASISIVQGR